A window from Oncorhynchus mykiss isolate Arlee chromosome 9, USDA_OmykA_1.1, whole genome shotgun sequence encodes these proteins:
- the LOC110531456 gene encoding neurosecretory protein VGF-like, which translates to MTQSQFATSALILLVILLGLTLTLPSATSVPVPTETHSPSDSHAPPPPGLRLPEGERDVQEGKKGRLPRRERAEEEEEEGELFGDMDPKTLAAVLLEAMNKPHGERMNGGVEDGRKDEERGEEEERESQEEKGEEVRAALEEGADRDRDGREELELVMAAAAEQGTEERQREEEEERKRAQEEEERLTEKVTSRTTSQTVPVKEKQPPTVEGRGEEVGVKEVGAREEAQKGPPTSQEIQQEEQEQLSPEEVQNLQTMLEELQNYNTANKRERESQAQEQRERESRGYNQHDTDQALMDNQIKPKAKGGYPLAMSKKKLKWQEETQKALNMPTYRGGNFMDHFDDNLAHQTAEDEEDDEGDEDEEEVLSPQEEERRAKEEQEEVRRQAKEAQRAKAEEEKLADIASDMLLQYMVKQDKGKYSNQNKKTLLSNAAEDKRSDEEVVSEDDDIDPQTIDKLIEISSKLHLPADDIVDIISDVEKKKKKDTPEMLPWQRPQQRPLVPPAAAAFDTQPSAPRNPTLNQPSPAINPLKAWFMDISSSKQDPNVWIKPRHKSFRTSSSNYPAYPFYQQRPYRGYYPLYFPPPKPKPRYYAKSSLNDLLSNSLDYDFDFPPKRRYRPWVQPRPRNPPVALRQKLYYPKYLLPSHPRTYNHLPIPMAKPRSSPPRGQFQPRRRHGYYYQAPPAPLVTRDQDYYGMQELGQQQQDSDEDLENYIQQVFMKPRPRMYQ; encoded by the coding sequence ATGACGCAGAGCCAATTCGCCACAAGTGCCCTTATCCTACTGGTCATCCTGCTGGGACTCACCCTAACCCTTCCGTCTGCCACCTCCGTCCCTGTGCCGACTGAGACACACAGCCCCAGTGACAGCCATGCTCCCCCACCTCCTGGGCTTAGGCTAccagagggagaaagggatgtgCAGGAAGGGAAGAAGGGCAGACTTccacggagagagagagcagaggaggaggaagaggagggggagctTTTCGGAGACATGGACCCCAAAACATTAGCGGCCGTTTTGCTGGAGGCGATGAATAAGCCGCACGGGGAGAGGATGAACGGAGGtgtggaggatgggaggaaggatgaggagagaggagaggaggaggagagggaaagtcaagaggagaagggagaggaggtgagagctGCGTTGGAGGAGGGAGCGGACCGAGACAGGGACGGTCGAGAGGAACTCGAGTTGGTGATGGCCGCCGCTGCAGAGCAGGGCACGGAGGagcgacagagggaggaggaggaagagaggaagagagcacaggaggaggaagaaagaCTAACAGAGAAGGTGACTAGCCGTACCACCAGCCAGACTGTTCCTGTGAAGGAGAAACAACCTCCGACGGtagaaggaagaggggaggaggtgggagtAAAGGAGGTAGGGGCCAGAGAGGAGGCACAGAAGGGACCTCCCACCTCCCAGGAGATCCAACAAGAGGAGCAGGAGCAGCTAAGCCCAGAGGAGGTGCAGAACCTCCAAACCATGTTGGAGGAACTACAGAACTACAACACAGccaacaagagagagagggagtcccaggcccaggagcagagagagagggagagcaggggctACAACCAACATGACACAGACCAAGCCCTGATGGACAACCAGATAAAACCTAAAGCGAAAGGAGGATATCCACTAGCCATGTCCAAGAAGAAGCTCAAATGGCAGGAGGAGACTCAGAAAGCCCTGAACATGCCCACTTATAGAGGTGGCAACTTCATGGACCACTTTGACGACAATCTGGCTCACCAAACggctgaggatgaggaggatgatgagggagacgaagatgaggaggaggtgttgagcccccaggaagaggagaggagggcgaaggaggagcaggaggaggtcaGGAGGCAGGCGAAGGAGGCGCAGAGGGCCAAAGCTGAGGAGGAGAAGTTGGCGGATATTGCCTCAGACATGCTCCTGCAGTACATGGTTAAACAGGACAAAGGGAAGTACTCCAACCAGAACAAGAAGACCCTGCTGTCCAACGCAGCCGAGGACAAGCGCTCTGATGAGGAGGTGGTCAGCGAGGATGACGATATTGATCCTCAGACCATCGATAAGCTGATCGAAATCTCCAGTAAACTCCACCTCCCAGCAGACGACATTGTCGACATCATCAGCGACgttgagaagaagaagaagaaagacacTCCTGAGATGTTACCCTGGCAACGACCCCAGCAACGACCCCTAGTTCCCCCAGCAGCCGCCGCCTTCGACACCCAGCCTTCGGCCCCACGCAATCCCACCCTGAATCAGCCTTCTCCAGCCATCAACCCCCTCAAGGCCTGGTTCATGGACATATCCTCCTCAAAACAAGACCCAAACGTCTGGATCAAACCACGACACAAGTCCTTTCGGACCTCCTCCTCCAACTACCCTGCCTATCCCTTCTACCAACAGAGGCCTTACCGAGGGTACTACCCCCTCTACTTCCCCCCTCCCAAGCCCAAACCTCGCTACTACGCCAAATCCTCCCTCAATGACCTCCTGTCGAATTCTCTGGACTACGACTTTGACTTCCCTCCCAAGAGGAGGTACCGTCCCTGGGTACAACCCCGCCCGAGGAATCCCCCCGTGGCTCTCCGGCAGAAGCTCTACTACCCCAAATACCTCCTCCCCTCACACCCCCGGACATACAACCACCTCCCCATCCCAATGGCCAAACCCCGGTCGTCGCCTCCCAGGGGTCAGTTTCAGCCTCGACGTCGACATGGTTACTATTACCAAGCGCCCCCAGCGCCTCTAGTGACCCGGGACCAAGATTATTATGGGATGCAGGAGTTGGGGCAGCAGCAGCAAGACAGTGACGAAGACCTAGAGAACTACATTCAACAGGTCTTTATGAAACCCAGACCCAGAATGTATcagtga